The Oncorhynchus clarkii lewisi isolate Uvic-CL-2024 chromosome 29, UVic_Ocla_1.0, whole genome shotgun sequence genome contains a region encoding:
- the LOC139388592 gene encoding complement C1q-like protein 3 — translation MKERLGTMDQTQAALKESFGAMGQKLGAVETKLQGSESQVEELKKVNTAQEEELKALKKSLSTAQPKVAFSAALRDSGGGHIGPFTTNTPLQYKRVFSNTGSSYNPATGIFTAMVRGMYCFRYSMYSNNSGRPNSVVSLMKNSEMLVTTWNTDDSMNVHESASNAAVVQLEVGDGVYIQLWANRVLYDDRNNYNTFTGFLLFTV, via the exons ATGAAAGAGAGACTAGGAACCATGGACCAGACGCAGGCTGCCCTGAAGGAAAGTTTTGGGGCCATGGGACAGAAACTGGGAGCTGTGGAGACCAAGCTACAGGGCAGTGAGAGtcaggtggaggagctgaagaaAGTGAATACAG CTCAAGAGGAAGAACTGAAAGCCTTGAAGAAGAGCTTATCAACTG CCCAGCCAAAGGTGGCCTTCTCTGCAGCTCTCAGAGACTCTGGCGGTGGGCATATTGGACCCTTCACAACCAATACCCCTTTACAGTACAAAAGAGTCTTCTCCAACACCGGGAGTAGCTACAATCCTGCTacag GCATCTTCACAGCCATGGTCAGAGGGATGTACTGCTTCCGCTACTCCATGTACAGCAACAACTCTGGCCGTCCCAACTCTGTCGTGTCTCTGATGAAGAACAGTGAGATGCTGGTTACTACGTGGAACACTGATGACAGTATGAATGTCCACGAAAGCGCTAGCAACGCAGCGGTAGTGCAACTGGAGGTGGGAGACGGTGTGTACATCCAGCTCTGGGCTAACCGGGTCCTCTATGACGACCGTAATAACTACAACACCTTTACTGGGTTCCTACTGTTCACTGTGTAA